The Klebsiella africana sequence GCGGCGCGGTGGCCAGCATCGTATGCTGCGGCTGAGCGGCCATAAAGAGGGATTGCTCAAACCCCGGCACGGTCAGCGCCACGTTACGCTTATAGCCCAGCTCCTGCAGTACGTCGTCCAGGGCCCAGGTATCGCGTTGTTCCCAGCAAATAGTGATATGCGGATAGCGTAAGAATGCCGCCAGATCCCACTCTTCGCTGAGCGCCGGATGATCGGCGCGCAGCCAGACCTGCGGCAGGTCGGTGAACAGCACATCAAAATCGATATACCACGGCAGCAGGCTTAGCAGCTCCCGCGACTGCGGATGGCTTTCGCGTCCGCAGAAGCCGATATCCACCTCACCGCGGATGATGGCGTCCAGGGAGTCGTAGTCCCAGTTGCGCAAACGAATCGATGCCTGCGGATAGCGCTGATAGATGCGCTGAGAGAGGGTGTTAAACAGGATCATCAGCAGCGGCGCTTCCGCCGCCAGTTCGAATTTGAGGCCGCTGGGCATGGTATGGTGCGGTTTATCGAGGATCTGGTTGCCCATCTGCATCCAGTCCGCCAGATCCTGCTCCATGCTGCTGACCAGCGGCGTGGGCGCCAGGCCCAGCGGGGTTTTGACAAACAGCGGATCGTCAAACCAGGCACGCAGTTTGGCCAGCGACTTGCTCACCGCTGACGGCGAAATGTTCATCCGCTTCGCCGTACGGGTAACGCTGAGCTCCTGGGTCAGGAGCTGCAGGCAGAGGAGTAAATTAAGATCAAGACTCGACAGCGGCTTCTTCATCGTATTGCGCAACCCGCGGCGGGGTGATGACGACCAGTAACAAAACAAGGCTCACTATGCTACAGGCAATGAGTATCCCGATCAGCATATTCATTGCGCTGAGTCCGATGATGGCGGCGAGCCAAATCCACAGCGATGAACCGCACACCTGCGCGATGCCGAGGACCGAGCTGGCGACGCCCGCGCGCAGCGTGAACGGCCCCAGCGCCTGGCTCATCGCGACGCCGAACCCAACGGAGAAGCCGGCGCAAATCATGCCCAGCCCGATCAGGGTAACGGCCTGGCGAGTGGCGAGGCTCAGCGTCACGCCTGCCGCCAGAAACAGCACCTGTGAGGTCAGCATTAAGGTGCGGGGGGTAAACAGCGACAGGGCGAACGGCGTTGAGAAGGAGACCGCCATGCTGATCATCGCCATCAGAGCCATCGCCATTGAGTAAGTTCCCCGGTCGAACCCCATCTCTTCCATCATTAGTACCGGCGAGACGTTCACGTAGGTCAGGATCGCCGTCACGCTAAGGGTGGTAATGAGAATACGGCTAAGAAAAAAGCGGTTCAGCAGCGATTCGCCAGCGTCATGCTGCGGTGATGCCGTCTGCGGAGGCGCCGCCGGGCGCGTTTCACGCAGGATAAAGACCGACAGCACAGCGACCATGACGCCCATGCCGGTCATCGTGTAGAACAGGCTCTGCCACGGATATTTCAGCATAATCAGGTGGCCAAGCACCGGCGCCAGGACGGGGATAATGCAGGTGATGCCGTTGAGCAACGACAGCACCTTGGCGCGGCGACGGTCGTCCAGCGTATCGCGCAGGATAGCGAAAGCCACCACGTAGCAGCTGCCGGCGCCGATCCCCTGGATAAAGCGTCCGGTGAGGAAGTGGCTGCTGGTGTGCGCCTGCGCGCAGATCAGGGAGGCGATAACAAAGATCGCTGCACCTACAATAGCGACAGGCTTGCGCCCTGAACGGTCGGCGATGCGGCCAGCAAACAGCATCGCGGAGGCCATTCCGGCCAGATAGACTGAGAAGGCAATATGTAATTGCGCCTCGCTGGCCCCCAGGTCCTGCGCAATACGCGGCAGGCCGACGAGATACATATCGATGCCGGAGGGATAGAGCAGAACCAGGGCAAAGCTGCAGAGAAGAAAGCGTGTCATGGGATCCTCGCGATGTGAATGGCGTTCAGCATAGTGAGGAACGCGCCGCAAGACGAGTTGCCATTTGGACAACGCTCTTTTCCTGGCAGGAAATGCGAGCTAACGACTGCGGGTTCGCCAGACGCGGGCCATCCCCTCGCTCTCCGGCCGAACGCTTTCGAAGCCGAACTTCGCGTACAGTTCAGGCACATCCGCCACCAGCGTAACGTAGGCACCCTCAAAAGCGTTAGCGTCCAGCCAGGCGACCAGCTTCTCCATCACCAGCCGGCCAAGGCCTTTTCCCTGGTGAGCCGGATCGACGGCGACGTCGACAATATCGAAATTAATCGCGCCATCGCCGACGATACGTCCCATCGCGATCGGCGTCTCCTGCCAGAGGATATGTACGCCGTAACAGCTATGCGGCAGTCCGGCTCTGGCGCCTTCCAGGGGGCGCGGCGACATGCCCGCCGCCACCCGCAGGTGGCAAAACGCTTCGGCGGAGGGCACTTTCTCGATCACGGTATATTCAACGGTCATGCTTTAGCCTCAGGGTAATAGAGAGATAAAAGTAGAGAACGTTGCGCAGCAAAGGGCAAGAAAAAACCCGCATTAACGCGACGTTAATGCGGGTTAGTGAACATTTACGGACTGACGGTTACTTACCGATGCAA is a genomic window containing:
- the yidZ gene encoding HTH-type transcriptional regulator YidZ; this encodes MKKPLSSLDLNLLLCLQLLTQELSVTRTAKRMNISPSAVSKSLAKLRAWFDDPLFVKTPLGLAPTPLVSSMEQDLADWMQMGNQILDKPHHTMPSGLKFELAAEAPLLMILFNTLSQRIYQRYPQASIRLRNWDYDSLDAIIRGEVDIGFCGRESHPQSRELLSLLPWYIDFDVLFTDLPQVWLRADHPALSEEWDLAAFLRYPHITICWEQRDTWALDDVLQELGYKRNVALTVPGFEQSLFMAAQPQHTMLATAPRYCQHYNQQHQLPLVSRPLPLETQHLEKLRVPFTLLWHKRNSYNPKLVWLRDTLKVLYSGTL
- a CDS encoding MFS transporter, yielding MTRFLLCSFALVLLYPSGIDMYLVGLPRIAQDLGASEAQLHIAFSVYLAGMASAMLFAGRIADRSGRKPVAIVGAAIFVIASLICAQAHTSSHFLTGRFIQGIGAGSCYVVAFAILRDTLDDRRRAKVLSLLNGITCIIPVLAPVLGHLIMLKYPWQSLFYTMTGMGVMVAVLSVFILRETRPAAPPQTASPQHDAGESLLNRFFLSRILITTLSVTAILTYVNVSPVLMMEEMGFDRGTYSMAMALMAMISMAVSFSTPFALSLFTPRTLMLTSQVLFLAAGVTLSLATRQAVTLIGLGMICAGFSVGFGVAMSQALGPFTLRAGVASSVLGIAQVCGSSLWIWLAAIIGLSAMNMLIGILIACSIVSLVLLLVVITPPRVAQYDEEAAVES
- a CDS encoding GNAT family N-acetyltransferase, which produces MTVEYTVIEKVPSAEAFCHLRVAAGMSPRPLEGARAGLPHSCYGVHILWQETPIAMGRIVGDGAINFDIVDVAVDPAHQGKGLGRLVMEKLVAWLDANAFEGAYVTLVADVPELYAKFGFESVRPESEGMARVWRTRSR